A window of the Labeo rohita strain BAU-BD-2019 chromosome 1, IGBB_LRoh.1.0, whole genome shotgun sequence genome harbors these coding sequences:
- the fgf8b gene encoding fibroblast growth factor 8b isoform X2, which translates to MNYLNLMRNSMTMQSVSVPNFKHHVTEQSRLSDRMSRRLTRTYQLYSRTSGKHVQVLGNKRVNANGEDGDIHAKLVVETDTFGSRVRIRGAKTGYYICMNKRGKLIGRRKGRGRDCIFTEIVLENNYTALQNAKYKGWYMAFTRKGRPRKATQTRQHQREAHFMKRLPRGHLLTEQKPFDLIPYPPNKRTKHHQRTSAN; encoded by the exons ATGAATTATTTGAATCTGATGAGAAACAGT ATGACGATGCAGTCCGTCTCTGTACCCAATTTTAAGCACCATGTAACGGAGCAGAGTCGTCTGTCGGACAGGATGAGTCGGAGATTAACAAGGACTTATCAGCTCTATAGCCGGACGAGTGGTAAACACGTACAGGTTCTGGGCAATAAGAGGGTCAACGCCAACGGCGAGGATGGCGATATTCATG CTAAACTTGTTGTGGAAACCGACACGTTTGGAAGCCGGGTTCGAATCCGAGGAGCAAAAACAGGATACTACATTTGCATGAACAAGAGAGGAAAGCTAATTGGACGG AGGAAGGGCCGTGGCAGGGACTGCATATTCACCGAGATTGTTCTGGAAAATAACTACACGGCTTTGCAGAACGCCAAGTACAAAGGTTGGTACATGGCCTTTACGCGCAAGGGTCGACCCAGGAAAGCCACGCAGACCCGGCAGCATCAGCGAGAGGCCCATTTTATGAAACGTCTTCCTCGAGGACACCTGTTAACAGAACAGAAGCCTTTCGATTTAATCCCATATCCCCCCAACAAGAGGACTAAGCACCATCAGCGCACAAGCGCGAACTGA
- the fgf8b gene encoding fibroblast growth factor 8b isoform X1, with protein sequence MNKSLSIPIYFILSFGLLLFLLKVRWTKHLHTIIYKHRGINEELIVSDNNQRGLGNLTMRLKSSRLGYLLLQFMTLCFYTQMTMQSVSVPNFKHHVTEQSRLSDRMSRRLTRTYQLYSRTSGKHVQVLGNKRVNANGEDGDIHAKLVVETDTFGSRVRIRGAKTGYYICMNKRGKLIGRRKGRGRDCIFTEIVLENNYTALQNAKYKGWYMAFTRKGRPRKATQTRQHQREAHFMKRLPRGHLLTEQKPFDLIPYPPNKRTKHHQRTSAN encoded by the exons atgaataaatcactgTCGATACCAATATATTTTATCCTGTCATTcggtttattgttatttttgctaAAAGTCCGATGGACCAAGCATCTTCATACAATAATATACAAGCACAGAGGAATTAATGAAGAACTTATTGTTTCGGATAATAATCAGAGAGGGCTTGGAAATCTCACAATGAGGCTGAAATCATCGAGGTTAGGATATCT atTACTTCAGTTTATGACTTTGTGTTTTTACACTCAG ATGACGATGCAGTCCGTCTCTGTACCCAATTTTAAGCACCATGTAACGGAGCAGAGTCGTCTGTCGGACAGGATGAGTCGGAGATTAACAAGGACTTATCAGCTCTATAGCCGGACGAGTGGTAAACACGTACAGGTTCTGGGCAATAAGAGGGTCAACGCCAACGGCGAGGATGGCGATATTCATG CTAAACTTGTTGTGGAAACCGACACGTTTGGAAGCCGGGTTCGAATCCGAGGAGCAAAAACAGGATACTACATTTGCATGAACAAGAGAGGAAAGCTAATTGGACGG AGGAAGGGCCGTGGCAGGGACTGCATATTCACCGAGATTGTTCTGGAAAATAACTACACGGCTTTGCAGAACGCCAAGTACAAAGGTTGGTACATGGCCTTTACGCGCAAGGGTCGACCCAGGAAAGCCACGCAGACCCGGCAGCATCAGCGAGAGGCCCATTTTATGAAACGTCTTCCTCGAGGACACCTGTTAACAGAACAGAAGCCTTTCGATTTAATCCCATATCCCCCCAACAAGAGGACTAAGCACCATCAGCGCACAAGCGCGAACTGA